In a genomic window of Canis lupus familiaris isolate Mischka breed German Shepherd chromosome 13, alternate assembly UU_Cfam_GSD_1.0, whole genome shotgun sequence:
- the ERICH5 gene encoding glutamate-rich protein 5, giving the protein MGCSSSALHKAGDGSRLRREESESCFAQPKPCTMGKESTLYGKVQKESPPQLEKLKISAVSTANGIKSLREQPSANNAADLPEDTQLLEGLKESGPPQPGGTDVTPETGKKKRDMGTVTEAQPLKGNAETESVETGTKYQPLRITGEQDSPGAVEGTENPQTAREMKPPGTAEKIPPLEAAKEPQPEEAMGKGKQTQCPETFPKENESSEVLEGSQFVEAAEEWQLQETLGKDELSQPLETSPKESESPEILEGSQFVETGEERQHEETLGKDEQSQLLETIPKENETPEILEGSPFVETAINDDLPHKTLEGPGNMEKIQPEGIIVGSMEHPVGILETGVNMDTVRKTHTNEEDQHIEGETGEKVETETENEKGGEGAGTKEETGEAVDLSAAT; this is encoded by the exons AAGAAAGTGAGTCCTGCTTTGCTCAGCCAAAACCATGTACAATGGGAAAAGAATCTACTCTTTATGGCAAGGTACAAAAGGAAAGCCCTCCCCAACTTGAGAAGCTCAAGATTTCAGCAGTGTCTACAGCTAATGGTATTAAATCACTCCGTGAACAGCCCTCGGCAAACAATGCTGCAGATCTACCAGAAGATACTCAGCTTCTAGAAGGACTCAAGGAGTCTGGGCCACCTCAGCCAGGTGGCACAGATGTTActccagaaacaggaaaaaagaagagagacatggGAACAGTGACAGAGgctcagcctttaaaaggaaatgCTGAGACTGAATCTGTAGAAACAGGCACCAAGTACCAGCCTTTGAGGATCACAGGAGAGCAGGACTCTCCTGGAGCAGTGGAAGGTACTGAGAATCCACAAACTGCCAGAGAGATGAAACCTCCAGGAACAGCTGAGAAAATCCCTCCTCTGGAAGCAGCTAAAGAACCACAACCTGAAGAAGCAATGGGAAAGGGTAAACAGACCCAATGCCCAGAAACATTTCCCAAGGAGAATGAATCTTCAGAAGTATTGGAAGGAAGTCAATTTGTGGAAGCAGCTGAAGAGTGGCAACTTCAAGAAACATTGGGAAAAGATGAGCTGTCCCAGCCTCTAGAAACAAGTCCCAAAGAGAGTGAGTCTCCAGAAATATTAGAAGGAAGCCAGTTTGTAGAAACAGGTGAAGAGCGGCAACATGAAGAAACATTGGGAAAAGATGAGCAGTCCCAACTTCTAGAAACAATTCCCAAAGAGAATGAAACACCAGAAATATTGGAAGGAAGTCCATTTGTGGAAACGGCTATAAACGATGATTTGCCCCATAAAACTCTTGAAGGTCCAGGAAACATGGAGAAGATTCAACCTGAAGGAATAATAGTTGGAAGCATGGAGCATCCAGTGGGAATTCTAGAAACAGGAGTAAATATGGACACAGTCAGGAAAACTCATACTAATGAAGAGGACCAACACATTGAAG GTGAGACAGGAGAAAAGGttgaaacagagacagagaatgagaaaggaggtGAAGGGGCtggaacaaaagaagaaacaggtgaaGCTGTGGATCTTTCAGCAGCCACATAA